One window from the genome of Amycolatopsis sp. NBC_01480 encodes:
- a CDS encoding MFS transporter: MSEEQQVVAASSTGEARRTSPGKIIAAACVGNAIEWYDITVYAFFSVYLARVFFPAHDAGVSLLLTLGTFAVSFLVRPLGALVIGPYSDRAGRKPALTLSIGLMFLGTLLIVVMPPASSIGVLAPLGILLARLLQGFAAGGEFGSATSLMIEHLPHRRGFAASWQFTTQSVSTLLAAVVGTVLTSTLTDQQLDSWGFRIPFLVGLLIGPAGLYIRRHVPESPEFVASRRAGETARPVRTIRKTQKARVVLTMGTLAVSTCIVYLITYIPTYTIKTLGLPGSTGFAATMIGGVMLLLVTPIAGYYSDKAGRVPIMLPAAIGVLVTVYGLFAAIVVAPALGILLAAVGFLSVLKAAYYGPMASLMGDLFPTETRATGMSLGYNIGVAIFGGLTPLASAWLVSATGDAKSPAFWVMFSAAVSVASLIVIGKRLKLR; this comes from the coding sequence ATGAGCGAGGAACAGCAAGTCGTCGCGGCGAGCAGCACTGGCGAAGCCCGCCGGACCAGTCCGGGAAAGATCATCGCCGCGGCCTGTGTCGGCAACGCGATCGAATGGTACGACATCACCGTTTACGCATTCTTTTCGGTTTATCTGGCGCGCGTGTTCTTTCCGGCTCACGACGCAGGAGTTTCGCTGCTGCTGACCTTGGGCACGTTCGCGGTCTCTTTTCTGGTACGCCCGCTCGGCGCCCTCGTCATCGGGCCGTATTCGGACCGGGCCGGGCGCAAACCCGCGCTGACGCTGTCGATCGGCCTGATGTTCCTGGGCACGCTGCTGATCGTGGTGATGCCACCCGCGTCGTCGATCGGCGTGCTGGCCCCGCTCGGCATCCTGCTCGCCCGGCTGCTGCAAGGGTTCGCGGCCGGCGGTGAGTTCGGCAGCGCCACCTCGTTGATGATCGAGCACCTGCCGCACCGGCGCGGGTTCGCGGCGAGCTGGCAGTTCACCACCCAGTCGGTGTCCACGCTGCTGGCCGCGGTCGTGGGCACGGTCCTGACCAGCACGCTCACCGACCAGCAGCTCGACTCCTGGGGATTCCGCATCCCGTTCCTGGTCGGCCTGCTGATCGGCCCGGCCGGGCTCTACATCCGGCGCCACGTCCCGGAATCGCCGGAATTCGTCGCCTCGCGGCGGGCCGGCGAGACCGCCCGGCCGGTGCGGACGATCAGGAAAACCCAGAAGGCCCGGGTGGTGCTCACCATGGGCACGCTCGCGGTGTCCACCTGCATCGTCTACCTCATCACCTACATCCCGACGTACACGATCAAAACCCTGGGACTGCCGGGTTCCACCGGGTTCGCGGCGACCATGATCGGCGGCGTGATGCTGCTGCTGGTGACGCCCATTGCCGGCTATTACTCCGACAAGGCCGGGCGGGTCCCGATCATGCTGCCGGCCGCGATCGGCGTGCTGGTCACGGTGTACGGGCTCTTCGCGGCGATCGTGGTCGCCCCGGCGCTGGGCATTCTGCTTGCTGCCGTGGGTTTCCTGTCCGTGCTGAAGGCCGCGTACTACGGACCGATGGCGTCGCTGATGGGCGACCTGTTCCCCACGGAAACGCGCGCCACCGGGATGTCCTTGGGCTACAACATCGGCGTCGCGATCTTCGGTGGCCTGACCCCGCTGGCCTCGGCCTGGCTGGTCAGCGCCACCGGTGACGCGAAATCGCCCGCGTTCTGGGTGATGTTCTCGGCGGCGGTCAGCGTGGCCAGCCTGATCGTGATCGGCAAACGGCTCAAGCTCCGGTGA